The stretch of DNA TCAATTCATATTCGGCTGCCTAGTGTGTAGCTTAAATCTTCAAATTAGGTACCGCTGCTTTGACGTCTTCAGGGCGTCTGCGGATTACACCAAACCTATTCATCATTTTGCGGAGTCCCTAGTGTGATGAACTTACCGTTAATTCTACGCTAATCATAACATCCCAAACAATTTTAAATGAATAGGTTTGGTgttatttttaatcaatatcATCAATACACTACACGGGTAAATAGTTAAATGTTcctttaatgtaaaatatatatttacaatttactCAGGGAATCTTGTATCTATTTAATGTTTTAACTTCACCTTGTGTCATGGATAGAGATGTTTTGGCGTTTAAATTAGTATATaaaagttttaattaatttgttttggaaaggtaaAAGTTCTTTTAGAAATTGAACTTGTATGGTCTTGATGTAAAATGGCAGCAATAGTTCAAACGATTATTACAAACTGTATAGCAGGCAttcaaaataacaaacaaataaggAAGGAAATACTGTTCAGGAGGAATCTGAACGAATCTGCGTGATGGTAATAACAGGTTTTTTACATTCCATAGATAtgtctaaaatttcattaagatgcattatatattagataataataataaaaaaaaaatgatgtacaTAATGTATCTGACGCAATACGACGAATTTTTATTAAATGCGAGATATTTTGCTGCAGTCGGTTTATTCCACATGCCAGGTACTTTGACCCACGTTTTGTGACTGACAGATAGCCCTGCTATGACTAAATTGACTTTTACTTGTTTTACCTTTTCATGTTCTCAACATTCACGCGTTTGATGGCCTTAGCCATTCAGAGGAGTATTCTGCATATTTGAAAACTATTCGATCTTGAAAAGTTGAAAAAATCGAATTgacaatataatatttgaaaaaatgttttggCCGTTTCGCTTTTTACAATTATACTATTGTTGTCCCTTACTGTATTGTTTGCTTTTGAGCCCTACTTAATTTAATACCTATATTATTTTATGTCCAGCAGAAATTGAAGAAATACGACAATTCGATACTTGAATCTTTGATACTTTCCGtttcatttttaacaataattatcaATTCTTATCCTAAATCAATTTTGAAAGCTCATTACATAAAATTAACGATTCAATAATTGAAGAGATGTCTTTTATTGACTACATTTAGCACTCATCTCATTGATAGGAGACTGTCCTCGTATGATACTCTAGAATTCAAGATTTATTTTCAGGGCCATAGCATTGCATGTTGACTTACCCTTGTAACTGACTTTCCCATCGCCATTTTTATCCCCATCTTTGATAAGTTCCTGAGCTGTTTCCATAGTGATATTCAGAGCTTTTGCTATTTCATCAACTGATGCATGGCCATCACCGTTCTCGTCCATCGaagcaaaaacattttttaaatactgtTCTTCTATGGCATGTGCTTCTAATACGTCACGCATGAACGCGTCAAATTCTTTAAATGTCAAATAATCCTTCcctgttaaataaaacaaaactcatttgtatttatactacgaaaaaaaatgaaatagatatAAATTATTAAAGTATCTAAATTTAACTTTCACAATGTGTTGTATCAATAACATTCATCTGAACAGATATACCTTTGAGTATTTGGCGGAGGTATATTTGTAGACTAGGAAACACAAATTGATTGTTATTTAGTTGATCAGTGCAATTGTTCGACTCAATCAGCTTCACATTTGCCAACCTTGTATTCAGGTTATACTGATCCTCATAACGATGTTGTAAATATCACTACATCTTATAataatttgcatatttcggCAAGTTCGGGTTACCTTATACTGACCTATTTCGATCAGCTTAAAACGAGTATAATTGTGGCAGAAACAAttcacacgactcgtggttgtttGATATGGAATTGATCCCACACTCTTAAGTTAATATTCGAAAGTCAACACAGAGAGAGATGTATGATGTACTTAACAGACAACGAGCGTGCTTCCTT from Argopecten irradians isolate NY chromosome 15, Ai_NY, whole genome shotgun sequence encodes:
- the LOC138309198 gene encoding uncharacterized protein, which gives rise to MAETEYVTAEDLKRIKKTFRDIDGNGDGRLTKHELKRACKTMGVRDNTEHMKDMLTKMDECGKDYLTFKEFDAFMRDVLEAHAIEEQYLKNVFASMDENGDGHASVDEIAKALNITMETAQELIKDGDKNGDGKVSYKEFAALYRKKDD